In Rhipicephalus sanguineus isolate Rsan-2018 chromosome 1, BIME_Rsan_1.4, whole genome shotgun sequence, the DNA window AATAAACACTCGACACACTGGAATAAAAGGTAAAGAGGTTGATTATATTTTAATTACGAAAACTTGATTAAAAACTTACATAACGCAAAAACACTAACACGAAACGCACACGCACAATCGCCTCAACATCGCACACAACCGCTCTGTTCGCTCGCCCTTCGCACACTCGTTCAATTCGCTCGCACTCCGCAGACTCTTCTTCGCTGCTCGCTCTTCTCTGTCCGTGTCGTCCTTCCCGCGCTTTTTCGCTCTCGTTTTCACGGCCACAGATCCGAGCACACAAACGTTCACgttgacataaacacgcatacacacacacacgcgcgcgcgcgcactaatGGTTCCACGAAGTCGGAGGGTCTGGGCAGCCGGCGAGGACCCAATTCCACGCATTCGAGGAAACTTGGAGTGCCCCGGCGCCCCGTGGCGAAAACCGATCTCAGCAGCCCATAAACAAGGAGGAGGCCCCTTCACGTGGCTAGCGAACACTCGCAtgacagaacacacacacacaaaaaagaacaaaacgaaaGTCAGAGATGTGGAGCAGTCGCGTACACTCGGTCGTCCTGACAGTCATTAACGTCCTCgttaatggaaaaaaaaatgataaagtaAAATAAGGTACACGCACGCCGATACACAAGTGGAATCGCTTCCTTCgacagaaagggaaaaaaaaactgtttgtttaAATTGTCACAGTTCGCTCACGAAATCTATCTTCACCGCGCACTGAAGTTCTCACAGGGGCCGCCAACATTGCTACGGTGCACTCGCGTAGGGGTGAGTCTTGGCACAGTTACGGGCAGAACGACTCAGTCCCGATTCCCGCCTTTTCCCATTCTCCGACGATGTCGCGCATAGCTTCTTGCTTCGCTGCATTTGTCCGGTAGGGCCGAACATCGACGGGGGTACTACCAGGTGTCTCCTGTGTGTCCATAATGAGGATGGATGTGCATCCAATTTCGCTGAGGCACGCGAGCTCACGAGGTTTTTCCTCCGTAACCGATGGTCCCACTCTAATTTCCTCGCGCATAATCGGCCGTCGCGCTTCCGTAACCAGAATCTGCTCTAACTCAGCCGCGCCGCACTCCTCTCTGCAATCATTTCCCTCCATTCTCTCGCAACCTGGGGTGTCCACTTCTGTCGCTTGCGCAAGTCGCTGTCCTTTACGGATGACCCCATCTTCTTCTCCACTCGTGAATGCTGGCACAATAACCTCTCCGCCCTCCATGTCAATGACGATTTCGCGCCCGCAGTTATCGAACAGCACTGGACCGGTGATGCTAGACGGCGACGACAGTCTTACCCAGTTGACAACATTGGCCTGCAGTGGGGTCTCCTCAGCAGTCTTCACACGCACTTTCGGGCATGAAACAAGGGGCTCGAGATGAGAGAATGGGCACTCGTCTCTATGCCAGAAATGCAAGCTGCTGCCAAGCCTGGCATATGTCACGTATGGCAGCTCGGTAAACGTGCGGCCAACAAGCAAGTCGACCGACTGGGCCTCGTCTGGCACAACAAGCACCGGAATCTTTTTGCCAACGACACCATCGATCTCTAAATCGGCCCTGCACCTGCCAATCGCACGGACAGCTGGAACCCCCTGACTACCGAAGCCATAAAGAGCGGTGGCGTCTTCCAGCATTTCCGCTCCGCACTGCACTGCCGCCGACTCGCGCATTAGGCAACCGGAACTGCCGGTGTCAATCATTCCGATCAGAGTTGTTTTGTCACTGAACTTAACATGCTTCAGGAGCGCACCGGGGCCAATCTTGTCTTCCGAGACCGCGTTGGTCTCATTTCTGGGGCTACTTTTTTGGCAATGTCTCTGGGTATGCCCAAATTTCCCGCACTTCAAACACTTCTCAACACGCCTTTCCTCCGGGCAGTCTCGCGAAATGTGCCCGAATTTCGAGCAATTGTAGCACTTTCGCTCACCGTTTGTGTTTGTCATCGGCGGTCGCTTGTTCCGGCTGCCGTACCCGAACGTATCATGCAACGGCGTCTTGGGTGCAGGCTGCATACGTGGTGGATTACTCGGCGCtcctcgctcactcactccgccGAAGCGCTGTTGTCGCTCCCGGTCAATTCGCTCGAATTCCTCCACGTCATGCAGCAGGTCGTCTTCGTCTGCATGCGACCGCCCGAGGAGCATGGTGCATAATTCCCGAGATCGCAGACCGGTCAGCACCTGCTCCCTCGTGTCGCAGAAGTCCAAGTGCGCTTCGCGGCAAAGACGCACCTTGGCGTGGAAGTACGCAGCCGTGTTTTCATTTCTCTGCTGCACACGTTCCTGCATCCGCCTCCAACGCTCCGCCGCCCGAGTCTGGCTATAAAATGTCCGCCGGAAAATTCGCTCGAAGTCGTCCCACGAAGAAATCTCCGCAGACCTGGAGTGGTACCAATCTTTGGCGGCGCCGACTAGGTGACCCTTCGCCGTTTCGAGCAGAAATGGCGTTGGCCACCGGTGAAGCGTCGCCGTCTGCCGCAGACCCTCCATCCAGTCACGCGCTGCTGACGCGCAACCGTCACCGGCAAAGTCTGAAATGTTCTTACTTAAATCAGGCATCACCTGAAATGTGGTGACGTCCGCCTGGCGTGGAGCCCCCGACGATTCCGGCTGCGGAAGCCGACGCAGCAGGTCCGCCAACAAGCGGTCCTTCTCGCGCAGAGCGTCGAAAAGTTCCCGCTTGGTGAGTCCAGCGCAGTCGTCGTCATCACGGTGACCGCTCTCCTCCGGCGACGATCCGTCCAGCATGGTTGATCTTACGCACCTTCACTGGCAGTCCACCATTCCCCGCACTGGCGCGATCGTAGTCCTCGCTAGCGCTTCTCACTCGTTTATTAACCTTTCCTACATTTGGTCCAATCCCACTTCTGAGGATGTTAGCGTCAAAGGATTTAACGCTACGCTAAACGATGGCCGCAAAAGTTTACAACGTAGGCATGAACGCAATTTAAACACTACACGCAATAAACACTCGACACACTGGAATAAAAGGTAAAGAGGTTGATTATATTTTAATTACGAAAACTTGATTAAAAACTTACATAACGCAAAAACACTAACACGAAACGCACACGCACAATCGCCTCAACATCGCACACAACCGCTCTGTTCGCTCGCCCTTCGCACACTCGTTCAATTCGCTCGCACTCCGCAGACTCTTCTTCGCTGCTCGCTCTTCTCTGTCCGTGTCGTCCTTCCCGCGCTTTTTCGCTCTCGTTTTCACGGCCACAGATCCGAGCACACAAACGTTCACgttgacataaacacgcatacacacacacacgcgcgcgcgcgcactaatGGTTCCACGAAGTCGGAGGGTCTGGGCAGCCGGCGAGGACCCAATTCCACGCATTCGAGGAAACTTGGAGTGCCCCGGCGCCCCGTGGCGAAAACCGATCTCAGCAGCCCATAAACAAGGAGGAGGCCCCTTCACGTGGCTAGCGAACACTCGCAtgacagaacacacacacacaaaaaagaacaaaacgaaaGTCAGAGATGTGGAGCAGTCGCGTACAAATTGAACAATTCGCAAGTTTAAACATTAAATACTGAAcacgtttcttttttctaatCTAGATGTGTTGAACAAATGTTAACATAACTGCATTATTTAATGATAATGACGTTTAGGTTACTGCATTGGTGACGTATTAATTCAATTCTTTATTATTTTGCCAGCGCAACTTATGTGCCAACGCAACTCAAAATTGTATTGTGTGTAgttatggcatgcccattttaCTAGTTATTTGTTGCTTGTAAATCCGCTTTCTCTGCTGCTCAAGAAAGGTAAAGGCCTAACCAAGAAGTTTAAGCTCTCCTTTTGCCTTACCTCGCAGGCAAACCATGTATTTGGTATgcccaaataaaacaagaaaaaaacgttACTAAGTTACCCGACCtagaaatcgaacccaggcgttctgcatggcactcaagtattctaccgcagagccacggaACTGCTTGAAACcccttcgagaaaaaaaaaaaacactacagagGTGTCATGTCGGACGAGGAGTCACGTCAACagatataatattgcgtggcagaagcgaagtatcgcaccaggcgtcacactatgtgaattgcgtaactTTCTGAACTATACACACGTACACTTTGagtgacgtcacatccgtgacggaaatgacgtgttTCAATTCCTGGTAGAACCTGGCGTAAAACAGTACCAGGCCAATCAATCAATTAGTCGATCAATCATTGACAACTTGTTGACCAGAAGTCATGAGTGGCCTGGTGATTTAAAAGCCACTATTGCAGATTAGCTGGGCCCCAAGGACCATCACGAGAATGTGAAAACAAAACCCGCAATAGAAAAAGGTGCGAAGGTAAGAAAAAACGGCGCGAAACGTTAGTGTTAATGTTAAAGGACTGGgcgggcaaacacggacacaaaagagaacTCAAGACACCATCCTTGTGTCCGTGCTCGCCCAGTCTTAACATGaacacgtaccaactagctcagctctccgttattctAAGTTTGTGTTAAATTTTGACGTTTCAACTCCTCCGTGCAAATTTTGGTGAAATCGGGCAGTGAACGATACACGAATAAACGAAAACTGAGCACCCACCGACCGCAAAAGGTGAGCAGTGGGTACGTGGTGACCATTTTGACTATGAGGGCGCCGATGCCGAACAGGACCCAAGGGTTAGAGGCATCGAACATCTGCATGATGTCCGGCTTGACGTGCGAGCCGTAGGCCATGTAGCCAAATGTACCCATGAGAGTGTAA includes these proteins:
- the LOC125756413 gene encoding uncharacterized protein LOC125756413, with amino-acid sequence MLDGSSPEESGHRDDDDCAGLTKRELFDALREKDRLLADLLRRLPQPESSGAPRQADVTTFQVMPDLSKNISDFAGDGCASAARDWMEGLRQTATLHRWPTPFLLETAKGHLVGAAKDWYHSRSAEISSWDDFERIFRRTFYSQTRAAERWRRMQERVQQRNENTAAYFHAKVRLCREAHLDFCDTREQVLTGLRSRELCTMLLGRSHADEDDLLHDVEEFERIDRERQQRFGGVSERGAPSNPPRMQPAPKTPLHDTFGYGSRNKRPPMTNTNGERKCYNCSKFGHISRDCPEERRVEKCLKCGKFGHTQRHCQKSSPRNETNAVSEDKIGPGALLKHVKFSDKTTLIGMIDTGSSGCLMRESAAVQCGAEMLEDATALYGFGSQGVPAVRAIGRCRADLEIDGVVGKKIPVLVVPDEAQSVDLLVGRTFTELPYVTYARLGSSLHFWHRDECPFSHLEPLVSCPKVRVKTAEETPLQANVVNWVRLSSPSSITGPVLFDNCGREIVIDMEGGEVIVPAFTSGEEDGVIRKGQRLAQATEVDTPGCERMEGNDCREECGAAELEQILVTEARRPIMREEIRVGPSVTEEKPRELACLSEIGCTSILIMDTQETPGSTPVDVRPYRTNAAKQEAMRDIVGEWEKAGIGTESFCP